A window of the Thermodesulforhabdus norvegica genome harbors these coding sequences:
- a CDS encoding phage protein Gp37, with product MFNIIDIENAFLAALETLKSEGVLTLESYAEKLGAEDVRRQVQRLPAVFVVWNGSRFETANRADYVTVSVSILVCDRSLRDEVDARRGAYGIMDRVREILHMRYLEGLGTAQCSREFILSAAKQIVVCAAEYEIKLVKTR from the coding sequence ATGTTTAACATTATTGACATCGAAAATGCTTTCCTGGCCGCTCTGGAAACTTTGAAATCGGAGGGGGTGCTTACCCTCGAAAGCTACGCAGAGAAACTGGGCGCAGAGGATGTGAGGCGGCAGGTGCAACGACTGCCGGCGGTTTTTGTTGTTTGGAACGGATCGAGGTTCGAAACCGCAAACAGGGCTGATTATGTCACGGTTTCGGTCTCAATTCTGGTCTGTGACAGAAGTTTAAGGGATGAGGTGGATGCACGGCGTGGCGCATACGGCATCATGGACAGGGTCAGAGAGATACTGCACATGCGGTATCTCGAGGGGCTTGGCACTGCGCAATGCAGCAGAGAGTTCATATTGTCTGCTGCAAAGCAGATTGTCGTATGCGCTGCGGAATATGAAATAAAGCTGGTTAAGACAAGATAA
- a CDS encoding phage tail tape measure protein produces the protein MADHTLHIRVAADTRSASTALRAFQQEFRKLLSDLGKSDTEIRAFEELADELIRTGKITDDVDRETRELLHTYASLHRVAQARDILGLVPADELKKRIREVEDALQTLKKSGTLSQHELAVATLEADKRIRQLKSSALGVADALSAAKAELAALAGAGAGVGYMVKAAIDFESAMAGVAKTTGVTGEQLQVLAQQILELTRTVPMSATELAKIGEIAGQLGIQSDNIAEFVRMVAEMSTAFNMSAEDAATAIAKLQNVFGLTLDEARTLADAINVLGNNTAASEQQIVEALTRIGGNAKQFGLTAQQAAALADALIALGRPPEVAATAINALLTKLQTANVASKEFQAALNRLGIDARQLAERIRQDPQQALLEFLQTLDRLDSRSKAEVITKLFGLEYQDDISLLVGSLHSYEKALGLVNDRQKTTNAMQQEFRQRVQTTEAQIQLLWNSLREIAINIGTTFLPAVTKIASGLADITHAVADFTAKYPTLTQLATIAGTLAASIAGLRAAFLALRAVTTGLGSQIAGEIAAMNAPIGAAIANVSKLRLAFSVFGAWIAGWEIGEWLSEKFTVVRQAGVYMVEGLLTAWEYLRTGWESLKAVFTSDTIEQVYQRHEKRMAEMRAIFDDLHREAAEGAQESAHAAEQAMQRSADAARRAVSDTAAAAEAAASSIAGVGQGAAETVGAAASATVQQITDSAQRAQNAASQFQSLFAAVATSGRFTQESLAAVAAGFDELNLAAEKAGADIQQYLNNAFQGVTDKGLAAFISTATTHLQYVTDGAEQLGKVVDAAVAESFRRLGVDVEEVATGVRSQFGDLLQLLIELAHSGRASADEIVAGFERLASQAHTRQELERLRSAIRALGNDGIVSAEQIDAALRRIERRVRDVEDAVDEVSEAYRTLGITSAKELQRSADEAYYAYKQLRDSGKATTRELVEAFAIYAERAVKAAGAVSEEQAKVTLEMLRTQAEQDGIMRLYEQMMQASQANADVSAQAFRKVAGQVGLMETAATSALNALAAMYMYWHAMTTGSMAGASILGPYQPTAPDYMEPPPRVGTGGEERERERDREQDREREREEEERRREEEEERRREEEEERRREEEERRRKEEEERRREEEEERRRQEEEEKRSRSAIVVSDLEKFREWQRQQRQRGTGLGEPEPSDLERPAARQTAVGEVVFNIQVSADGMDKLKDQAFWESIFRRQILPMLERYMRSAR, from the coding sequence ATGGCTGATCATACGCTTCATATACGGGTAGCAGCCGACACCCGCAGCGCCTCTACGGCACTGCGGGCTTTTCAGCAAGAGTTCCGCAAGCTCCTCTCAGACCTCGGGAAGAGCGATACGGAAATACGTGCGTTCGAGGAACTCGCTGACGAGCTCATCCGAACGGGCAAGATCACGGACGACGTCGACCGTGAGACTCGCGAACTCCTGCATACGTATGCATCGCTGCACCGTGTCGCTCAGGCCAGGGACATCCTCGGACTCGTCCCGGCGGATGAATTGAAGAAACGAATACGAGAAGTCGAAGATGCCCTTCAGACGCTGAAAAAGTCCGGGACGCTATCGCAGCATGAGCTCGCTGTCGCAACGCTGGAGGCTGACAAGCGCATACGTCAGCTCAAGTCGAGCGCCCTGGGTGTGGCCGATGCCCTGTCGGCTGCCAAAGCCGAGCTGGCCGCATTAGCGGGGGCAGGCGCCGGCGTGGGTTACATGGTCAAAGCTGCCATCGACTTTGAGAGCGCGATGGCAGGCGTGGCCAAGACGACAGGGGTCACTGGCGAGCAGCTACAGGTTCTTGCGCAGCAGATTCTTGAGCTCACGCGCACTGTCCCCATGTCAGCGACCGAGCTCGCTAAAATCGGTGAAATTGCCGGTCAGCTTGGCATCCAGTCTGACAACATAGCTGAATTTGTCCGGATGGTTGCCGAGATGTCCACGGCGTTCAACATGAGCGCCGAGGATGCAGCGACCGCCATCGCCAAACTGCAAAACGTATTCGGGTTAACTTTGGATGAGGCGCGTACCCTTGCCGACGCCATCAACGTGCTTGGCAACAACACCGCTGCATCGGAGCAGCAGATCGTCGAAGCCCTGACACGAATAGGCGGCAATGCCAAGCAGTTCGGCCTCACAGCTCAACAAGCTGCAGCCCTTGCTGATGCGCTGATTGCGCTCGGCAGACCCCCGGAGGTAGCTGCTACTGCTATCAATGCGTTGCTCACAAAGCTGCAAACGGCGAATGTGGCGTCGAAGGAGTTTCAAGCGGCCCTTAATAGGCTCGGTATAGATGCGAGACAACTCGCTGAGCGAATCAGGCAGGATCCACAGCAGGCTCTTCTGGAGTTCTTACAGACGCTTGATCGTCTCGACAGCCGAAGTAAGGCGGAAGTTATTACCAAGCTCTTTGGCCTGGAATATCAGGATGACATCTCACTGCTGGTAGGATCGTTGCACTCCTACGAGAAGGCCCTCGGGCTCGTAAATGATCGGCAGAAAACGACCAATGCAATGCAACAGGAGTTCAGACAGCGCGTACAGACGACGGAGGCGCAGATCCAGCTGCTGTGGAACTCTCTGCGAGAAATCGCGATCAACATTGGTACGACATTTCTGCCGGCGGTTACGAAGATCGCTTCAGGGTTGGCTGACATCACGCATGCTGTGGCCGATTTCACCGCCAAGTATCCGACTCTGACACAGCTCGCCACTATTGCTGGCACTCTGGCGGCATCCATTGCAGGTCTGCGTGCAGCATTCCTTGCACTGCGAGCCGTCACCACAGGGCTCGGGTCACAGATCGCAGGAGAAATCGCGGCGATGAACGCACCGATTGGGGCCGCGATCGCCAATGTGAGCAAGTTGCGTCTGGCGTTCTCTGTCTTCGGTGCCTGGATCGCAGGGTGGGAGATCGGAGAGTGGCTCTCGGAAAAGTTTACTGTTGTGCGACAGGCTGGCGTGTACATGGTGGAGGGCCTGCTCACGGCATGGGAGTACCTGCGCACAGGGTGGGAGAGCCTTAAAGCAGTATTTACCAGCGATACGATTGAACAGGTGTACCAGCGCCATGAGAAGCGGATGGCCGAAATGCGGGCCATCTTCGACGATCTGCACAGAGAGGCGGCAGAGGGAGCCCAGGAATCCGCGCATGCCGCAGAGCAGGCGATGCAGAGATCGGCAGACGCTGCACGTCGAGCGGTTTCAGACACAGCAGCTGCCGCGGAGGCTGCTGCTAGCAGCATTGCAGGTGTCGGACAAGGTGCGGCAGAGACGGTCGGTGCGGCCGCATCCGCGACGGTGCAGCAAATCACAGATTCAGCTCAGCGAGCTCAAAATGCGGCGTCACAATTTCAGTCATTATTTGCGGCCGTAGCGACATCCGGTCGTTTCACGCAGGAGTCTCTCGCTGCCGTGGCCGCGGGGTTTGACGAGCTCAACCTGGCAGCCGAAAAGGCTGGTGCCGACATACAACAGTATTTGAACAATGCCTTTCAGGGCGTGACAGACAAAGGTTTGGCTGCATTCATCTCCACGGCCACAACGCACCTGCAATACGTGACGGATGGAGCTGAACAGCTCGGCAAGGTCGTCGACGCAGCCGTGGCCGAGTCGTTCAGGCGCCTGGGAGTGGATGTCGAGGAGGTCGCTACTGGTGTCAGATCACAGTTTGGTGACCTATTACAGCTACTCATTGAGCTGGCACATAGCGGGAGGGCATCGGCAGATGAGATCGTCGCCGGGTTTGAACGCCTGGCCAGCCAGGCGCACACACGGCAGGAGCTCGAGAGACTGCGGTCAGCGATACGTGCACTGGGTAACGATGGCATTGTCTCGGCCGAGCAGATCGATGCTGCACTCAGACGGATAGAACGACGGGTTCGTGACGTGGAGGATGCCGTCGACGAAGTAAGCGAGGCATACAGGACGCTGGGCATCACCAGCGCGAAGGAACTGCAGCGCTCGGCTGATGAGGCATACTATGCCTACAAGCAGCTCAGAGACTCCGGGAAAGCTACAACGCGGGAACTCGTTGAAGCCTTCGCCATCTATGCCGAGCGGGCTGTCAAGGCCGCCGGTGCCGTAAGTGAGGAGCAGGCAAAAGTTACGCTCGAGATGCTCCGCACTCAGGCCGAGCAAGACGGCATCATGCGTCTCTACGAGCAGATGATGCAAGCATCCCAGGCCAACGCCGATGTTTCGGCACAGGCCTTCAGAAAGGTAGCAGGCCAGGTTGGTTTGATGGAGACGGCGGCGACGTCTGCCCTCAATGCGCTTGCGGCTATGTATATGTATTGGCACGCTATGACCACAGGGAGCATGGCCGGGGCGTCCATACTTGGCCCTTATCAACCGACAGCACCGGACTACATGGAGCCTCCTCCGAGAGTGGGGACAGGTGGGGAGGAACGGGAACGAGAGCGGGATCGCGAACAGGATCGTGAACGAGAGCGAGAAGAAGAAGAGAGGCGGAGAGAGGAGGAAGAAGAGAGACGGAGAGAGGAGGAAGAAGAGAGACGGAGAGAGGAGGAGGAAAGAAGGCGAAAAGAGGAGGAAGAACGCAGACGTGAAGAAGAGGAAGAACGCAGAAGACAGGAGGAAGAAGAAAAGAGAAGTAGATCTGCTATCGTAGTCAGTGACCTGGAAAAGTTCAGGGAATGGCAACGACAACAACGACAACGTGGCACAGGACTGGGTGAGCCTGAGCCCAGCGATTTGGAACGACCGGCAGCCCGTCAGACGGCCGTCGGCGAGGTCGTATTCAACATCCAGGTCAGTGCAGACGGCATGGATAAGCTCAAAGATCAGGCTTTCTGGGAGTCCATCTTCCGAAGGCAGATATTGCCTATGTTAGAACGCTATATGCGGAGTGCACGCTGA
- a CDS encoding carbohydrate-binding protein codes for MAERLNPYYLVQMLNAVAADATYLTILAPPEEWRPNEAYPAMAYVRPATWNGYVYRTTSPGTSGSSEPAWPSDIGQTVIDNDITWECVEFPATYDSAMLAQIWVPSVTYNVGNLVRASSYNGYVYRCIQAGTSGSSEPVWPEVEGNQVNDGTVVWEAVRNWAVAGIDITGLLSVIEDGYAVTLNIPDISEITNVASAVVKSIAFLDPAHTRIVLVYDITTMQTVLAEHMSLVQAFTHTEDARIIR; via the coding sequence ATGGCAGAGAGGCTGAATCCATATTATCTGGTGCAAATGCTCAATGCTGTGGCGGCTGATGCGACATACCTCACTATCCTGGCGCCACCCGAAGAATGGCGGCCGAATGAGGCCTATCCTGCGATGGCGTATGTTAGGCCAGCCACATGGAATGGGTATGTGTACCGCACAACTAGCCCTGGTACGTCCGGATCGTCCGAACCGGCATGGCCCTCCGACATTGGGCAGACCGTGATCGATAATGACATTACTTGGGAGTGCGTTGAGTTCCCGGCTACGTATGACAGCGCGATGCTGGCTCAAATATGGGTGCCGTCCGTAACGTACAACGTAGGCAATCTCGTAAGAGCATCATCATATAACGGTTATGTCTATCGATGCATCCAGGCAGGCACATCTGGCAGCAGCGAACCCGTCTGGCCCGAAGTGGAGGGTAATCAGGTAAACGACGGCACAGTGGTATGGGAGGCAGTTCGTAACTGGGCCGTGGCCGGCATTGACATCACAGGCTTGCTGTCAGTCATAGAGGACGGTTATGCAGTAACGCTCAACATCCCCGACATCAGCGAAATCACAAATGTTGCTTCAGCTGTGGTCAAGAGTATTGCATTTCTGGATCCCGCACACACGCGCATTGTGCTGGTCTATGACATCACGACGATGCAGACCGTGCTGGCGGAACACATGAGTCTCGTGCAGGCATTTACCCACACGGAGGATGCAAGGATTATACGATGA
- the prmA gene encoding 50S ribosomal protein L11 methyltransferase, with protein MGGKNRSWLEIKIDILNSGDLTVDEVAGFVADFFQKPAEQRGRIIRVYEESDDSIGLSRLKAALKSLGVEAEISVGSFSDRFWEQEWKKHLKPLYVGEGILVRPSWLSVEGHENRTEIVIDPGMAFGTGHHETTLLCLQWLDDFCGGQKVKNRSLLDVGTGSGILAITAAKLGFDPVVSLDIDPEAVNVAAGNVALNDVESKVLLIAGDIGSLKRRFDVIMANIQAEVLKEMAHRFVSLVRRGPQSFVVLSGVLDFQYEDVISAYESSGFRFEKSNRLGEWCLIAFKPPFDEA; from the coding sequence ATGGGCGGAAAGAATAGGTCCTGGCTTGAAATAAAAATAGACATATTGAACTCCGGAGATCTCACTGTTGATGAGGTGGCGGGTTTCGTTGCCGATTTCTTTCAAAAACCCGCTGAGCAGAGAGGAAGGATTATAAGGGTCTACGAGGAGTCAGATGATTCGATTGGACTTTCCCGGCTGAAAGCTGCTTTAAAAAGCCTGGGTGTGGAGGCGGAGATATCGGTTGGGAGTTTTAGCGATAGGTTCTGGGAACAAGAATGGAAGAAGCATCTTAAACCCCTTTACGTTGGTGAAGGTATTCTGGTGAGGCCAAGCTGGCTTTCCGTGGAGGGGCACGAAAACAGAACTGAGATTGTCATCGACCCCGGCATGGCTTTTGGTACCGGCCACCATGAAACGACCCTGCTGTGTCTTCAGTGGCTTGACGACTTTTGCGGGGGGCAAAAGGTAAAAAACAGATCTCTTTTGGACGTGGGAACGGGATCGGGTATCCTTGCAATAACCGCCGCCAAGCTCGGTTTTGATCCTGTTGTGTCCCTGGACATTGATCCCGAGGCCGTTAATGTGGCCGCCGGGAATGTGGCTCTAAATGACGTTGAAAGTAAGGTACTGCTCATAGCGGGCGATATAGGTTCCTTGAAGAGAAGGTTTGATGTTATCATGGCCAACATTCAGGCGGAGGTTCTCAAAGAGATGGCCCATAGATTCGTTTCTTTAGTGCGTCGGGGTCCGCAGAGCTTTGTTGTTCTCAGCGGTGTTTTAGATTTTCAGTACGAAGATGTCATTAGCGCTTACGAGAGCTCCGGTTTCAGGTTTGAGAAATCGAACCGCCTTGGCGAATGGTGCCTGATTGCTTTTAAGCCGCCTTTTGACGAAGCCTAA
- a CDS encoding polyamine aminopropyltransferase encodes MSIDAKDQGNSEDNTVLFKKLRSATGFITARRAIQLCTFFTGLSGIVTEYALSTIASYLLGDTIFQWALTISLFLFAMGLGSRLTRYIKSNEAAWFVLVECVLSVATALAVPVSYGIAPWPERLPWFLYGWTVGIGTLIGMEIPLVIRINSLYEGLSLNLSNILEKDYWGALLGGLFFAFLGLPYLGMAYLCFLLGLLNFLVAALFALSFRSSMPAKAFAVLIATGLLFPLIYPFLKGITFWSEQKRYRDQIIYMEQTPYQKIVMTRWQNYIWLYLNGHLQFSSYDEYRYHECLVHPAMNLVKKRDAVLILGGGDGLAAREVLKYRDVKIVTLVDIDPSMTKLSREHPLMVDLNDASLKDKRVRIINADAGRFVQMPPDQTPAGWDVIIIDLPDPRTPNLERLYSLEFYEICKRRLNPEGAIVTQATSPLFSPKAFWCVVRTMEAAGLYPLPYHAYIPTFGDWGWVIGSRWPADRAIKKILGSWERNSIETKFLDSSVLSTLFIFSPADRKKLEIRPHSIFHPVLYRYYSDSKWLD; translated from the coding sequence ATGTCCATCGATGCAAAAGATCAGGGCAATTCCGAAGATAACACGGTGCTTTTCAAAAAACTCAGGTCTGCAACAGGCTTTATAACAGCGAGAAGGGCTATTCAGCTCTGTACCTTTTTTACCGGTCTTTCGGGTATTGTGACCGAGTATGCCCTGTCAACAATAGCCTCCTATCTTCTCGGGGACACGATTTTCCAGTGGGCTCTGACCATCAGCCTTTTTCTTTTTGCCATGGGCCTCGGAAGCCGGTTGACGAGATACATCAAAAGCAACGAAGCGGCATGGTTTGTCCTTGTAGAGTGCGTTCTATCCGTTGCAACTGCTCTTGCCGTGCCGGTCTCTTACGGCATTGCTCCATGGCCCGAAAGGCTTCCCTGGTTCCTTTACGGATGGACGGTCGGAATAGGCACACTTATCGGCATGGAAATCCCCCTCGTTATAAGGATAAACAGTCTATACGAAGGGCTTTCCCTTAACCTCAGTAACATTCTGGAAAAGGACTATTGGGGAGCCCTTCTAGGAGGCCTTTTCTTTGCTTTTCTCGGTCTTCCCTATCTTGGTATGGCCTATCTCTGCTTTTTACTTGGGCTACTGAACTTCCTAGTTGCTGCCCTATTTGCCCTATCCTTCAGGTCCTCAATGCCGGCAAAAGCCTTTGCCGTCCTCATCGCCACAGGTCTTCTATTCCCACTGATCTATCCATTCCTTAAGGGGATAACCTTCTGGAGCGAGCAGAAAAGATACAGAGATCAGATAATCTACATGGAACAAACTCCCTATCAGAAAATCGTTATGACCAGATGGCAGAATTACATCTGGTTATACCTCAACGGACACTTACAGTTTTCCAGTTACGACGAATACCGTTATCACGAATGCCTGGTACATCCCGCAATGAATCTGGTGAAAAAACGGGACGCCGTACTTATACTCGGGGGCGGAGACGGACTTGCCGCCCGAGAAGTCCTAAAATACCGGGATGTTAAGATAGTTACCCTTGTTGACATCGATCCGTCGATGACAAAACTGTCAAGAGAGCACCCGCTTATGGTCGACCTGAACGATGCTTCGCTGAAGGATAAAAGAGTCCGAATAATTAACGCTGATGCCGGCCGTTTTGTTCAGATGCCGCCCGATCAAACGCCCGCAGGATGGGATGTCATAATTATCGATCTTCCCGATCCTCGGACTCCTAACCTTGAACGCCTTTACAGCCTGGAATTTTATGAAATCTGTAAAAGAAGGTTGAATCCGGAAGGAGCGATCGTCACCCAGGCAACAAGCCCTTTGTTCAGCCCGAAGGCCTTCTGGTGCGTCGTAAGGACAATGGAGGCAGCCGGTTTATACCCGTTGCCTTATCACGCTTATATTCCAACCTTCGGAGATTGGGGATGGGTCATTGGCTCCAGATGGCCTGCAGACAGGGCAATTAAAAAAATTCTGGGCTCCTGGGAGAGAAATTCAATCGAAACAAAGTTTCTTGATTCCTCTGTTTTATCAACCCTCTTTATTTTCAGCCCCGCAGATAGAAAAAAACTCGAAATAAGGCCTCACTCCATCTTTCATCCGGTCCTCTATCGCTACTACAGCGACAGCAAATGGCTTGATTAG
- the icd gene encoding isocitrate dehydrogenase (NADP(+)), which produces MGEFIRMEKGVLVVPDKPIVGFIEGDGIGPDIWAATKHVIDAAVKKAYGGRREIEWRELYAGEKAYREKGSWLPEETFDEIRRCLVAIKGPLTTPVGGGFRSLNVTLRQVLDLYACIRPVRYIKGVPSPMKNPEKVNMVVFRENTEDVYAGIEWPAGSREARKVLDFLKNEFGVSLPEETGVGIKPISRERTFRLVRKAIQYAIKEGMKSVTLVHKGNIMKYTEGAFRGWGYELTRLEFPDVVVTEEEVYEKWGGNVPADKIVIKDRIADAMFQQALLRPDEYDVLATPNLNGDYLSDALAAQVGGLGMAPGANVGDECALFEATHGTAPKYAGMDKVNPGSLILSGVMMLRHMGWREAAELIEQGLERAIASRQVTYDLARQMEGATEVSCSRFGEIIVEMMG; this is translated from the coding sequence ATGGGAGAGTTCATTCGCATGGAGAAAGGAGTGCTGGTTGTGCCCGATAAGCCCATAGTGGGGTTCATCGAGGGGGATGGAATCGGTCCGGACATATGGGCTGCGACGAAGCATGTCATCGATGCTGCCGTGAAGAAGGCTTACGGTGGGAGGCGCGAAATCGAATGGAGAGAGCTTTATGCAGGGGAGAAAGCTTACAGAGAGAAGGGAAGCTGGCTTCCGGAGGAAACTTTTGATGAAATAAGGCGTTGTCTTGTGGCTATTAAAGGTCCGCTTACCACTCCCGTGGGCGGCGGTTTTAGAAGCCTGAACGTGACCCTGAGACAGGTACTTGATCTGTACGCCTGTATAAGGCCTGTCAGGTACATAAAAGGGGTTCCGTCACCCATGAAGAACCCGGAAAAGGTCAATATGGTGGTGTTCAGGGAAAACACTGAAGATGTTTACGCCGGCATTGAATGGCCCGCAGGCTCCCGGGAAGCCAGAAAAGTTCTGGACTTTCTCAAGAACGAATTTGGAGTTTCCCTGCCCGAAGAAACCGGTGTGGGGATAAAACCGATAAGCAGAGAAAGAACCTTTCGCCTCGTCCGCAAGGCCATTCAATATGCAATAAAAGAAGGGATGAAATCGGTAACTCTGGTACATAAGGGCAACATTATGAAATACACGGAAGGAGCCTTCAGAGGATGGGGCTATGAACTGACCAGATTGGAATTCCCTGATGTTGTTGTTACGGAAGAGGAGGTTTATGAAAAGTGGGGAGGCAATGTTCCCGCCGATAAGATAGTGATAAAAGATCGAATTGCCGACGCCATGTTTCAGCAGGCTCTTCTAAGACCGGACGAATACGATGTCCTGGCAACACCGAATCTTAACGGGGATTATCTATCCGATGCTCTTGCCGCTCAGGTCGGTGGTCTGGGGATGGCTCCGGGTGCAAACGTAGGTGACGAGTGCGCTCTTTTCGAGGCAACTCACGGCACGGCACCCAAATATGCAGGTATGGACAAGGTAAACCCGGGATCGCTTATTCTGTCAGGGGTTATGATGTTGCGTCACATGGGATGGCGGGAAGCGGCCGAACTGATCGAACAGGGGCTGGAGCGGGCTATTGCATCCAGGCAGGTTACCTATGATCTTGCACGGCAGATGGAAGGGGCAACGGAGGTTTCGTGCTCCCGCTTTGGGGAAATTATTGTCGAAATGATGGGTTAG
- a CDS encoding KamA family radical SAM protein: MSYTLGEIKKLIMADPDMGEVLKQYPLRITPHIARQIKRVGDPIWRQFVPDVREIKRDGGFRDPLGEEELSPVSGLVHRYPDRVLWLVTERCAAFCRFCTRKRLWATGIRNHNREDFNLALGYIEGNPKIREVILSGGDPLTLKPGVLLEILRAIRRIPHVEIIRVHTRLPVVSPKSITQATVLALKEAQPLYLNIHVNHPQELTTEVRRVLTAIADAGIPLGSQTVLLRKVNDNPETLESLFRALLTLRVRPYYLLQPDLMEGTSHFRPPLSLGIKIMKHLRHRLSGMAMPHFMVDLPGGGGKIELVPSFIRDIDDDFVYFETRTGGLARYPLEHSESRELLTLFREHL, from the coding sequence ATGAGTTATACCCTGGGGGAAATTAAAAAGCTCATTATGGCCGATCCCGATATGGGCGAGGTGTTGAAGCAATATCCACTGCGCATTACACCTCATATTGCCCGGCAGATAAAACGCGTGGGGGATCCCATCTGGCGACAGTTCGTCCCTGATGTAAGGGAGATTAAGCGGGATGGTGGTTTCCGCGATCCTCTGGGAGAAGAAGAGCTTTCACCGGTTTCAGGTCTGGTTCACAGATACCCCGACAGGGTTCTCTGGCTTGTCACAGAGCGGTGCGCAGCCTTCTGCCGATTTTGCACCCGTAAAAGGTTGTGGGCGACCGGGATCAGAAATCACAATCGAGAAGACTTTAACCTGGCACTGGGATACATAGAAGGAAACCCGAAAATTCGTGAAGTAATTCTTTCCGGAGGAGATCCCTTAACCCTCAAACCAGGAGTTCTGCTGGAAATTCTCAGGGCCATCAGACGCATACCCCACGTAGAGATAATCCGCGTTCACACAAGGCTTCCCGTCGTTTCTCCTAAAAGCATAACGCAGGCGACCGTGCTCGCCCTGAAGGAAGCTCAACCGCTCTATCTGAACATCCATGTAAATCACCCTCAAGAACTCACTACCGAAGTGAGGCGCGTGCTAACGGCAATTGCAGATGCAGGTATTCCCCTGGGTAGCCAGACCGTGCTTTTAAGGAAGGTAAACGATAATCCCGAAACTCTGGAATCTCTTTTCAGGGCTTTGCTTACCCTCAGGGTACGGCCCTATTACCTTCTTCAGCCGGATTTAATGGAAGGCACTTCACACTTCCGCCCTCCGCTGAGCCTCGGAATAAAAATCATGAAGCACCTCAGACATCGGCTGAGCGGCATGGCAATGCCTCATTTCATGGTGGACCTGCCGGGAGGAGGCGGCAAAATCGAACTGGTTCCCTCTTTCATAAGAGACATAGACGATGATTTCGTTTATTTCGAAACCAGAACCGGGGGACTGGCGCGATACCCCCTGGAACACAGTGAAAGCCGCGAACTGTTAACCCTGTTCAGGGAGCACCTGTAG
- a CDS encoding glycosyltransferase family 4 protein: protein MGKNIGFVSTRFAGTDGVSLESAKWAQLLWDHQHVSYWFAGVLDRHPSISMEVPEAFFDHEENRWINERIFGRQTRTPYVTGRIHALRDYLKIKLYEFIARFNIDLLIVQNALSLPMHVPLALAITELLAETSIPTIAHHHDFYWERTRFAVNAVQDYIQMAFPPKLPNVQHVVINSLAQEELALRTGISSTVIPNVLDFEHEPDVDWEFTKDFRQEIGLGDEDIIFLQPTRIVRRKGIEFAIELIHELNDPRCKLVITHPAGDEGYEYAKFLQEYAREHDVDMRIVDAFVSDKRGIGPNGEKRYSLWDIYPHADFVTYPSIYEGFGNALLEAIYFKKPLLVNRYDVFIRDIEPLGFKFVVMDGFITDKVVREIREILDNPEKRDEMVNHNYELALRHFSYAVLRKRLGYLISNFFGFEI, encoded by the coding sequence ATGGGTAAGAATATAGGATTTGTTTCCACAAGATTTGCGGGTACCGATGGAGTGTCTCTTGAGTCGGCTAAATGGGCTCAACTTTTGTGGGATCATCAACACGTTTCTTACTGGTTCGCCGGGGTTCTTGATCGACATCCTTCCATAAGCATGGAGGTGCCCGAAGCCTTTTTCGATCATGAAGAAAATCGCTGGATAAACGAACGCATCTTCGGGAGACAAACGAGAACGCCTTATGTCACGGGCAGGATACACGCCCTGCGGGATTACCTTAAGATCAAGTTATACGAGTTTATAGCAAGATTTAATATTGATTTGCTTATCGTACAGAATGCTCTGAGCCTTCCCATGCATGTCCCTCTTGCCCTGGCCATTACGGAGCTTCTGGCCGAGACCTCCATCCCGACGATAGCTCATCATCATGACTTCTACTGGGAGCGTACGCGTTTTGCCGTAAATGCGGTGCAGGATTACATTCAGATGGCATTTCCGCCCAAACTTCCGAATGTCCAGCATGTGGTTATAAATTCTCTGGCCCAGGAAGAACTCGCTCTGAGAACGGGAATTTCATCAACTGTGATACCAAACGTTCTCGATTTTGAGCACGAGCCCGATGTTGACTGGGAATTCACGAAGGATTTCCGGCAGGAAATCGGTCTGGGTGATGAAGACATCATTTTCCTCCAGCCGACCCGCATTGTGAGGCGGAAGGGAATAGAATTTGCCATAGAACTTATTCATGAGCTGAATGATCCGAGGTGCAAGCTTGTTATTACCCATCCGGCCGGGGATGAAGGTTACGAATATGCGAAATTCCTTCAGGAATACGCCAGAGAACATGATGTGGATATGCGTATTGTAGATGCCTTCGTAAGTGACAAAAGAGGAATAGGACCCAATGGAGAGAAGCGATATTCCCTGTGGGACATATACCCTCATGCTGATTTTGTGACCTATCCCAGCATATATGAGGGTTTCGGAAATGCCCTTCTCGAAGCAATCTACTTCAAGAAACCGTTGCTGGTTAACCGTTACGATGTCTTCATAAGAGATATAGAGCCTCTGGGGTTTAAATTTGTAGTTATGGACGGTTTTATCACCGACAAGGTTGTCAGGGAAATCAGGGAAATTCTGGACAACCCGGAAAAACGTGACGAAATGGTGAATCATAACTATGAACTCGCCCTCAGGCATTTTTCCTACGCCGTTTTGCGGAAACGCCTGGGCTACCTGATATCCAATTTCTTCGGTTTTGAAATATGA